A genomic stretch from Antarcticibacterium flavum includes:
- a CDS encoding NAD-dependent epimerase/dehydratase family protein: MSKLILITGGAGFIGSHLADELLNTGYRVRVLDNLSEQVHGEAAKRPSYLHEEVELQVGDVRNPEDVKKALKDVQVVFHLAAMVGVGQSMYQIKDYTDVNNLGTAVLLEALIENPVEKLVVASSMSIYGEGLYQDAQGKTYMECERKLEDLKEDRWEMYREDQKLEPIPTPEDKNPNLSSVYALSKYDQERLCLMTGKAYNINTTALRFFNVYGTRQALSNPYTGVLAIFASRLLNDNPPLIFEDGKQKRDFIHVKDVARACRLAMETNEAAREVFNIGSGNQYTITHIANKLAAVMNKDIEPEITGKYRVGDIRHCFADTTKTRELLNFEPKVNFEEGLLELATWLKDQIATDNVDKASTELSTRGLTV, encoded by the coding sequence ATGAGTAAATTGATCTTAATAACGGGAGGAGCAGGATTCATAGGATCACATCTGGCAGATGAATTACTAAACACGGGCTACCGCGTGAGGGTCCTGGATAACCTGAGTGAGCAGGTGCATGGAGAAGCTGCAAAGCGCCCTTCTTACCTACACGAAGAGGTGGAGTTGCAGGTAGGGGATGTACGAAATCCCGAAGATGTAAAAAAAGCCCTTAAGGACGTACAGGTCGTTTTTCACCTTGCAGCTATGGTGGGAGTAGGACAAAGCATGTACCAGATAAAGGATTATACAGATGTGAACAACCTGGGAACAGCAGTGCTCCTGGAGGCCCTAATTGAGAACCCGGTGGAGAAACTTGTCGTCGCTTCAAGTATGAGTATATATGGCGAAGGCCTGTATCAGGATGCGCAGGGAAAAACTTATATGGAGTGTGAGAGAAAACTGGAAGATCTTAAGGAAGACCGTTGGGAAATGTACCGTGAAGACCAAAAACTCGAACCAATACCCACGCCCGAAGATAAAAACCCGAATTTATCATCTGTCTACGCTCTTTCAAAATATGACCAGGAACGGCTGTGCTTAATGACCGGAAAGGCCTATAATATCAATACCACCGCCCTGAGGTTCTTTAACGTATATGGCACCCGGCAGGCTCTTTCTAACCCATATACCGGCGTTCTTGCCATTTTCGCCTCCCGCTTGCTCAACGATAACCCTCCCCTCATTTTTGAGGATGGAAAACAAAAAAGAGATTTTATTCACGTAAAGGATGTAGCCCGCGCCTGTAGGTTGGCAATGGAAACCAATGAAGCCGCCAGGGAGGTATTTAATATTGGAAGCGGAAATCAATATACCATAACCCACATAGCCAATAAACTGGCAGCGGTGATGAACAAGGATATCGAGCCGGAAATTACAGGAAAATACCGGGTTGGTGATATACGCCACTGTTTTGCCGATACAACTAAAACCAGGGAACTCCTGAATTTTGAACCAAAAGTGAATTTTGAAGAAGGATTGCTGGAACTGGCAACCTGGCTTAAGGACCAGATAGCTACAGATAATGTTGACAAGGCCAGCACCGAATTGTCTACAAGAGGTCTAACTGTATAA
- a CDS encoding GDP-mannose 4,6-dehydratase produces MSPIDPNWLQMMIEHGALEHIDAVGIHGFPHVFDQQWKGWEVNIKAVQDVLEKYSMKKEIWISEVGFSTWQNDEVKQFEEFTKVIGTRANRIYWYSLKDLDPKNATVGGFHLDEREYHFGLKRADNSPKLLYRLLETGGVENIQEHKYISKHYEVKEQEKYSLITGGAGFIGTNLAERLLGEGKRVMVYDSLFRDGVEQNLKWLQQEFGDKLIIQIADINEKRLLEESVKYASQIFHFSSQVAVTTSLTNPTLDFKVNLEGTFNLLEAIRKTDHQPPLIFTSTNKVYGNLNDVEMIPNETRYHPTDKDIEQNGIAEDRPLDFHSPYGCSKGAADQYILDYSRSYGLKTTVFRMSCIYGPHQFGTEDQGWVAHFLISALEDKPLVIYGNGKQVRDILFVEDLVDAFIAAGENIEKLSGEVFNIGGGPGNTVSLLEILDIIKEQTGKEMDISFEEWRTGDQLYYVSNTSKFQQATGWKPKHTVEKGIQLLQEWLEEARGLENKKNNQTTSNAFAL; encoded by the coding sequence ATGAGCCCCATAGACCCAAATTGGTTGCAAATGATGATAGAGCATGGAGCCCTGGAACATATAGATGCCGTGGGGATACATGGATTTCCCCATGTATTCGATCAGCAATGGAAGGGATGGGAGGTTAATATAAAGGCGGTACAGGATGTTCTGGAGAAATATAGCATGAAAAAAGAGATCTGGATCTCTGAAGTAGGTTTCTCTACCTGGCAGAATGATGAAGTAAAACAATTTGAGGAATTTACAAAGGTAATAGGAACCCGCGCAAATAGGATTTACTGGTACAGCCTGAAAGACCTGGATCCAAAAAATGCCACTGTGGGTGGATTCCATCTGGATGAAAGGGAATACCATTTCGGACTTAAAAGAGCAGATAACTCCCCGAAACTTCTTTATAGATTATTAGAGACCGGAGGAGTTGAAAATATCCAGGAACATAAATATATTTCTAAACACTATGAGGTTAAAGAGCAGGAGAAATATAGCCTTATTACCGGCGGAGCCGGTTTTATTGGGACCAATCTGGCTGAACGCCTGTTGGGAGAAGGAAAAAGGGTAATGGTTTACGACAGTCTCTTTCGTGATGGAGTGGAGCAGAATTTAAAATGGCTGCAACAGGAGTTTGGAGATAAATTGATCATCCAGATTGCCGACATCAATGAAAAGAGATTACTTGAAGAAAGCGTAAAATACGCTTCACAAATTTTTCACTTCTCCTCACAGGTTGCCGTCACCACCTCCCTCACCAATCCTACTCTGGACTTCAAGGTAAACCTGGAAGGAACTTTCAATCTTCTGGAAGCCATTAGGAAAACAGATCATCAACCCCCGCTAATTTTCACCTCTACCAATAAGGTTTACGGCAATCTCAACGATGTGGAGATGATCCCAAATGAAACCAGGTACCACCCTACCGATAAAGACATTGAACAGAATGGAATAGCAGAGGACAGACCTTTGGATTTCCATAGCCCATATGGCTGCTCCAAAGGTGCGGCAGACCAGTATATCCTGGATTACTCCCGTTCCTACGGGCTTAAGACCACCGTCTTTCGCATGAGCTGCATATATGGCCCCCACCAATTTGGAACAGAAGACCAGGGTTGGGTGGCACATTTCCTAATAAGCGCTTTGGAGGACAAACCTCTTGTGATCTATGGAAATGGGAAACAGGTAAGGGATATCCTGTTTGTAGAAGACCTTGTTGATGCTTTTATAGCTGCAGGTGAAAATATAGAAAAACTCTCAGGGGAAGTTTTCAATATAGGAGGCGGTCCTGGGAATACAGTAAGCCTCCTGGAGATCCTTGACATCATAAAAGAACAAACAGGAAAAGAAATGGATATCTCCTTTGAGGAATGGCGTACCGGGGACCAGCTTTACTACGTCTCAAATACCTCTAAGTTTCAACAGGCAACCGGATGGAAACCCAAACATACTGTGGAGAAGGGTATCCAGCTTTTACAGGAATGGCTGGAGGAGGCACGGGGGTTAGAAAATAAAAAGAATAATCAAACAACCTCAAACGCATTTGCTCTATGA
- a CDS encoding CBS domain-containing protein: MGIKSFQGRRAEPEKVESAPILVEDYMTRSLITFKKDQLVIEVMQALLDNKISGAPVVNENNELVGIISDGDCMKQISESRYYNMPIGDMQIEKYMDTDVQTIDRKMNIFDCASLFYKHNCRRFPIVENGKLVGQISRKDILCAAMDLRSQNWHC; the protein is encoded by the coding sequence ATGGGAATTAAAAGTTTTCAGGGAAGAAGGGCCGAACCCGAAAAAGTAGAAAGCGCGCCAATTTTGGTAGAAGATTACATGACACGGTCCCTTATCACCTTTAAAAAAGACCAGCTGGTCATAGAGGTCATGCAGGCGCTACTTGATAATAAGATCTCCGGGGCACCGGTGGTTAATGAGAACAATGAGCTGGTAGGGATAATATCGGACGGGGATTGTATGAAACAGATCTCAGAAAGCAGGTATTATAATATGCCTATTGGTGATATGCAAATTGAGAAGTATATGGATACAGATGTGCAAACCATAGACAGGAAAATGAACATTTTTGATTGTGCATCCCTCTTCTACAAGCATAACTGCCGCAGGTTTCCAATTGTAGAGAACGGGAAGCTCGTTGGGCAAATAAGCCGTAAAGATATTCTTTGTGCGGCAATGGACCTGCGCAGCCAGAACTGGCATTGCTAG
- a CDS encoding SDR family oxidoreductase: MIAKGLPHTALITGGSSGIGRAIAEIFSAEGFKVAIADKRDFPGNLKDLKFRKCDVGNAEDIEKLYSWCTTEIGHPEILVINAGRGIQEKLTEGDPEKWQEIINTNLMGALRCIRAFVPNMMKEQRGNVVIISSVSAGRPHPYGGVYSATKTALEIVAETLRLETLPHINVTVVSPGITDTAFFENQVSGQTSVEQLNMGAISPEEIAQDVLYAIKKKKGTSINKIITRPLEQSF; encoded by the coding sequence ATGATAGCAAAAGGCTTACCTCATACAGCATTGATCACCGGCGGAAGCAGCGGGATAGGACGTGCTATCGCTGAAATTTTTTCTGCGGAAGGTTTTAAAGTTGCCATTGCCGATAAAAGGGATTTCCCGGGCAACCTGAAGGACCTGAAGTTTAGAAAGTGTGATGTGGGGAATGCTGAAGATATTGAAAAACTCTACTCCTGGTGCACGACAGAGATAGGCCATCCAGAGATCCTGGTGATCAACGCCGGGCGGGGTATACAGGAAAAACTAACCGAAGGGGATCCTGAAAAATGGCAGGAGATCATCAACACCAATCTCATGGGAGCCCTAAGATGCATAAGGGCATTTGTGCCCAACATGATGAAGGAACAGCGGGGAAATGTGGTGATCATTTCTTCAGTTTCAGCAGGACGACCTCATCCTTACGGTGGGGTCTACTCGGCCACAAAAACCGCCCTGGAAATAGTGGCAGAAACTCTCCGACTGGAGACCCTTCCGCATATAAATGTCACCGTGGTAAGCCCCGGGATCACAGATACCGCATTTTTTGAAAATCAGGTGTCCGGTCAAACTTCTGTTGAGCAGCTCAACATGGGAGCAATTTCCCCGGAAGAAATCGCGCAGGATGTACTGTATGCCATTAAAAAGAAAAAAGGAACAAGTATAAATAAAATTATAACCCGACCCCTCGAACAAAGTTTCTAA
- a CDS encoding M28 family peptidase: MLKKFSPLAVFILLLLTVWYLFNYSMPSYSEDADAPETAFSTSRAFELVEKMSTAPHFVGSPAHSRVRNYIVDELQKMGLEVQTQAGYSLNRNGALSYARNILARIPGDGTGKSLVLMSHYDSAGHSSYGASDAASGVATILEGIRAFLATGESHFNDIILLFTDVEEVGLLGAQLFVREHPWAANAGLALNFEARGSGGNSFMLLETNSGNAGLIKEFKGAAPAYPATNSLAYSVYKMLPNDTDLTVLREQGDINGFNFAFIDDHYDYHTANDIPANLDKETLAHQGSYLMPLLNYFKDADLTALDAEEDLIYFSVPPGELITYPFSWIMPMLLLATVLFLLVVGYGIAKKKISPAGILKGAVPYLISVAGGALLVYLLWQFVLFIYPEYREMEHGFTYNGYYYITSAIFIALTLCFLAYNSFGKTNTAANNFVFPLLFWLLLCALMALYLPGAAYFIIPFYFGLVQLWVMIRQKRPNLFLMFLLGLPALIILMPFVVTFTVALGLKIVFVSALITAFLFSLFLPVFLFFKRKKAMALLCFLVFNAAFITAHFKSSFTEDRQKPNSLVYLYNADEQTASWNSYDRLVDDWTKVYFGEDPVIITEAEEFSSKYGSGFTFKTKAPVVELAEPGIIMRREGEDSLSGTHRYSLKIVPNRKVHRMELYAPRELNFEQFRVNRLEADSVYLGANQFHIHSKRWHNRLLTYHVANRDTLSIEFSLDSEKTPEFTLYESSYDLLENSDLGVKPREKYMMPRPFVLNDAVIVKKEIRFEQVD, encoded by the coding sequence ATGCTGAAGAAATTTTCACCCCTCGCGGTATTTATACTCCTCCTGCTCACTGTTTGGTACCTGTTTAATTATTCCATGCCTTCTTATTCTGAAGATGCCGATGCTCCCGAAACAGCTTTTTCCACCTCCCGGGCCTTTGAACTTGTTGAAAAAATGTCCACAGCACCACATTTTGTAGGCAGCCCGGCACATAGCAGGGTGAGAAATTATATTGTGGATGAATTGCAGAAAATGGGGTTGGAGGTGCAAACACAAGCAGGTTACAGTCTTAATAGAAATGGAGCCTTAAGCTATGCCCGTAACATCCTTGCCCGTATCCCGGGAGATGGTACAGGGAAAAGTCTTGTCCTTATGTCCCATTATGACAGCGCCGGGCATTCCTCTTATGGTGCCAGTGATGCCGCAAGTGGGGTAGCTACTATCCTCGAAGGGATAAGGGCATTCCTCGCTACGGGAGAATCTCATTTCAATGATATTATCCTCCTTTTTACAGATGTGGAGGAGGTAGGTCTGCTGGGAGCCCAATTGTTTGTAAGAGAACATCCCTGGGCGGCAAATGCTGGCCTGGCCCTGAATTTCGAAGCCAGGGGCAGTGGTGGGAACTCCTTTATGCTGCTGGAAACAAACAGCGGGAATGCAGGCCTGATAAAGGAATTCAAAGGTGCGGCACCTGCATATCCTGCAACAAATTCCCTGGCCTACAGCGTTTACAAGATGTTGCCAAATGATACCGATCTTACTGTGTTACGGGAACAAGGTGATATCAACGGATTCAACTTCGCCTTTATAGATGATCATTATGATTATCATACAGCCAATGATATTCCCGCAAACCTTGATAAGGAAACCCTGGCGCACCAGGGAAGCTACTTAATGCCTTTGCTCAATTATTTTAAGGATGCAGATCTTACTGCTCTGGATGCCGAAGAGGATCTTATTTATTTTTCAGTGCCTCCCGGTGAATTGATTACCTATCCCTTTTCCTGGATAATGCCAATGCTGCTGCTCGCCACTGTCCTTTTCCTGCTGGTAGTGGGCTACGGAATTGCAAAAAAGAAAATTAGCCCGGCAGGAATTCTTAAAGGAGCAGTGCCTTACCTCATTAGTGTGGCAGGAGGTGCCCTGCTGGTATATCTTTTATGGCAATTTGTACTTTTTATATATCCCGAATACCGTGAAATGGAGCATGGGTTTACCTATAACGGTTATTATTATATCACGTCAGCCATTTTCATAGCTCTTACCTTGTGTTTTCTCGCTTATAACAGCTTTGGAAAAACTAATACGGCAGCAAATAATTTTGTTTTTCCGCTTCTCTTCTGGCTGCTGCTATGCGCACTTATGGCACTTTATCTCCCGGGGGCGGCATATTTCATCATTCCGTTTTATTTCGGGTTGGTGCAGCTTTGGGTAATGATAAGACAAAAGAGGCCTAACCTGTTTCTAATGTTCCTTTTGGGCCTACCGGCACTAATAATATTGATGCCTTTTGTAGTGACCTTTACCGTGGCACTGGGTCTTAAGATAGTATTTGTATCGGCTTTGATAACGGCATTTTTATTCAGTCTTTTTCTTCCTGTATTCCTGTTCTTTAAGCGGAAAAAAGCAATGGCTCTGTTATGTTTTCTGGTATTTAATGCGGCTTTTATCACTGCGCATTTTAAATCTTCTTTTACTGAAGATCGGCAGAAGCCCAACAGCCTCGTTTACCTGTACAATGCCGATGAGCAAACGGCCAGCTGGAATTCCTATGACAGGCTGGTAGATGACTGGACCAAAGTTTATTTTGGGGAGGACCCGGTGATCATAACTGAAGCAGAAGAATTCAGCAGCAAATACGGCTCCGGGTTTACCTTTAAAACGAAAGCACCGGTAGTGGAGCTGGCAGAGCCGGGGATTATCATGCGCAGAGAAGGGGAAGACAGTTTGTCCGGCACACACCGCTATAGCCTAAAAATAGTGCCCAACCGCAAAGTGCACAGGATGGAACTTTATGCACCAAGAGAGCTCAATTTTGAACAATTTCGCGTGAACCGTCTGGAAGCCGATTCGGTTTACCTGGGTGCAAATCAATTCCATATTCATAGCAAGAGATGGCACAACAGGCTGCTGACTTATCACGTTGCAAACAGGGACACTCTTAGCATTGAGTTCAGTCTGGATAGTGAGAAAACTCCGGAATTCACCCTGTACGAATCCAGCTATGATCTGCTTGAAAATTCGGACCTGGGCGTAAAACCAAGGGAGAAATATATGATGCCGAGGCCGTTTGTTCTTAATGATGCGGTGATCGTGAAAAAGGAAATTCGCTTTGAGCAGGTTGACTAG
- a CDS encoding MDR/zinc-dependent alcohol dehydrogenase-like family protein, with translation MPPVQNKDDYRAAVITAPGEVKIKESHLPEPKEDEVRIKIEGCGICASNIPVWEGRDWFEYPIPAGNPGHEAWGIVDKVGSNAKNFTPGERVTGLSYNAYATHDIAKASDLVVLPDFLDNKPFPGEPLGCAMNIFSRSDIQKGQTIAVVGSGFLGLLLIQLAKSAGARVIAISRRDFSLEMAKKAGADECITMDDHYQIIEKVKQITEGKFCERVIEATGKEWPLNLSIELTAEKGKLIVAGFHQDGMRSVNVQMLNWRGIDMINAHEREPEKYVEGIKAAIDAIQKQEMDPFPFFTHGYSLEEMDAAYKDLTERQDGFIKGVIINKQ, from the coding sequence ATGCCACCTGTACAAAATAAAGATGATTATCGTGCGGCGGTGATAACAGCACCCGGAGAAGTGAAAATTAAAGAATCACACTTACCGGAACCAAAGGAGGATGAAGTACGCATTAAAATTGAAGGCTGCGGGATTTGCGCCTCTAACATCCCGGTGTGGGAAGGCAGGGACTGGTTTGAGTATCCAATCCCGGCAGGCAACCCCGGTCATGAAGCCTGGGGGATTGTAGATAAGGTGGGAAGCAATGCGAAGAATTTTACACCGGGGGAAAGGGTCACAGGCCTCTCCTATAATGCTTATGCTACTCATGACATTGCAAAAGCAAGCGACCTGGTGGTTCTGCCCGATTTTCTGGACAACAAACCCTTTCCCGGCGAACCATTGGGCTGTGCGATGAATATCTTTTCAAGAAGCGATATTCAAAAAGGACAAACCATTGCCGTAGTGGGAAGTGGATTCCTTGGATTATTATTGATCCAGCTGGCAAAAAGCGCAGGTGCCAGGGTGATCGCGATCTCCAGAAGGGATTTTTCCCTGGAAATGGCAAAAAAAGCCGGGGCAGATGAATGTATAACAATGGATGATCATTACCAGATCATAGAAAAAGTGAAGCAAATCACAGAGGGTAAATTTTGTGAGAGGGTTATAGAAGCCACCGGGAAGGAATGGCCACTTAATCTCTCTATAGAACTCACTGCTGAAAAGGGGAAACTCATAGTCGCCGGGTTTCACCAGGACGGGATGCGCAGCGTAAATGTGCAAATGCTAAACTGGCGGGGAATAGATATGATCAATGCACATGAGCGGGAGCCCGAAAAATATGTTGAAGGGATCAAGGCCGCTATAGATGCCATACAGAAGCAGGAAATGGATCCTTTCCCCTTCTTTACCCACGGCTATTCCCTGGAAGAAATGGACGCAGCCTATAAAGACCTTACAGAACGGCAGGATGGTTTTATCAAAGGGGTAATTATTAATAAACAGTAG